From one Sphingomonas sp. BT-65 genomic stretch:
- a CDS encoding peptidylprolyl isomerase has translation MLTALLALALQASAPPAPPPPPPKPSDPLPADWRAVPDDELLVMTLAGDRRVYIRLAARYTPMHVANIRKLAAARWWDGETVYRVHDNYVVQWGDATEKKPLPADVIAQPPAEYDWPRYDAVTKLARTDPYSTATGHSADGWPLATNGKVAWIPHCYGMVGVARDLAPSTGSGGDLYAVIGHGPRHLDRNIAIVGRVLEGVEHLSSLPRGTEGGLGLYKEASQYVPIVSVRLASELPAAERPRFEYRAADNARFAAWVKARENREPPFFNLPAGGADICNVMPPVRRAAEQ, from the coding sequence ATGCTGACCGCCCTTCTCGCCCTCGCGCTCCAGGCGAGCGCCCCGCCCGCGCCGCCCCCGCCTCCACCCAAGCCCTCCGACCCGCTGCCCGCCGACTGGCGGGCGGTGCCCGACGACGAGCTGCTGGTGATGACGCTGGCGGGCGACCGGCGCGTCTATATCCGCCTCGCCGCGCGCTACACGCCGATGCATGTGGCCAATATCCGCAAGCTCGCCGCGGCGCGGTGGTGGGATGGCGAGACGGTCTATCGCGTCCACGACAATTATGTCGTGCAATGGGGCGACGCGACCGAGAAGAAACCGCTGCCCGCGGACGTGATCGCCCAGCCGCCCGCCGAATATGATTGGCCGCGCTATGATGCGGTGACGAAGCTCGCCCGGACCGACCCCTATTCGACCGCCACCGGGCACAGCGCCGACGGCTGGCCGCTCGCGACCAACGGCAAGGTCGCGTGGATCCCGCATTGCTACGGGATGGTCGGTGTCGCGCGCGATCTCGCGCCGAGCACGGGCAGCGGCGGCGACCTCTATGCCGTGATCGGCCACGGCCCGCGTCATCTCGACCGCAACATCGCCATCGTCGGCCGCGTGCTCGAGGGGGTCGAGCATCTCTCGTCCCTGCCGCGCGGCACCGAGGGCGGGCTGGGGCTCTATAAGGAAGCGAGCCAATATGTGCCGATCGTCAGCGTGCGGCTGGCGAGCGAGCTGCCCGCGGCGGAACGCCCGCGCTTCGAATATCGCGCCGCGGACAATGCCCGCTTCGCCGCCTGGGTGAAGGCGCGCGAGAATCGCGAGCCGCCGTTCTTCAACCTGCCCGCGGGCGGCGCCGATATCTGCAATGTCATGCCGCCGGTACGACGGGCAGCCGAGCAATAG
- a CDS encoding ABC-type transport auxiliary lipoprotein family protein: MKKLAPLMLIAPFALGGCIRFGAEPPPSLLTLTPAATVAVGETANSATAKSITITVPVTPQELAVARVPVRSDDTNVAYLKKAVWVEPPSRLFARLLSETISARTGRVVLTLRQSLSDPGARLGGELRQFGIDAATSEAVVTYDATLVRDRPPAERGARPPMTFERRRFEARVPVAEITPAAAGVALNTAANQVAAEVADWVGR; encoded by the coding sequence ATGAAGAAGCTCGCCCCACTCATGCTCATCGCGCCGTTCGCGCTCGGCGGCTGCATCCGTTTCGGCGCCGAGCCGCCGCCCTCGCTGCTGACGCTGACCCCGGCCGCCACGGTCGCGGTGGGCGAGACGGCGAACTCGGCCACCGCCAAGTCGATCACCATCACCGTGCCCGTCACGCCGCAGGAGCTGGCGGTGGCGCGCGTGCCGGTGCGTTCGGACGATACGAACGTCGCCTATCTCAAGAAAGCGGTGTGGGTCGAGCCGCCCAGCCGGCTGTTCGCGCGGCTGCTGTCGGAGACGATCTCGGCGCGCACCGGGCGGGTGGTGCTGACGCTGCGCCAGTCGCTGTCGGACCCTGGCGCACGGCTCGGCGGCGAGCTCAGACAGTTCGGCATTGACGCCGCGACGAGTGAAGCGGTGGTGACCTATGACGCGACATTGGTGCGCGACCGCCCGCCCGCCGAACGCGGCGCGCGACCGCCGATGACGTTCGAGCGGCGCCGGTTCGAGGCGCGCGTGCCGGTCGCCGAGATCACCCCCGCCGCTGCCGGCGTGGCGCTCAACACCGCCGCCAACCAGGTCGCGGCTGAGGTCGCCGACTGGGTCGGGCGCTGA
- a CDS encoding MlaD family protein yields METRSNHVLVGAVVLILLAVLALFTVWLARLNTATEKEYDIFFKQAIDGVNKGSAVAFSGVPAGQVKEIALFPPDPSLVRVRISVNKEVPILQGTTATIQGVGFTGVSQIQLDGAVKGAPAIVCPEVNPRSVCPLGVPVIPTKQGGLGALLNTAPRLLERLSTLTERLTELLSDRNQASIAGILENTDRMTEELAKGAPDLRAAIAELRNTVKQAGFAAEQIGQLSDTTDKVLASEVGPAMADLRKAIASADGSMKALERTLGKADAGIDQVSTQTLPEVNQLIQDLREMSIALQSVAEKVDRGGASSLIGSPKLPDYDPKKK; encoded by the coding sequence ATGGAAACCCGGTCAAATCATGTGCTGGTCGGCGCCGTGGTGCTGATCCTGCTCGCCGTGCTGGCGCTGTTCACCGTGTGGCTCGCGCGCCTCAACACCGCGACGGAGAAGGAGTACGACATCTTCTTCAAGCAGGCGATCGACGGCGTGAACAAGGGCTCGGCCGTAGCCTTTTCCGGCGTGCCCGCGGGGCAGGTCAAGGAGATCGCGCTGTTCCCGCCCGATCCCAGCCTGGTGCGTGTGCGCATCAGCGTGAACAAGGAGGTGCCGATCCTGCAGGGCACCACCGCCACGATTCAGGGCGTCGGCTTCACCGGGGTCAGCCAGATCCAGCTCGACGGCGCGGTCAAGGGGGCGCCCGCGATCGTCTGCCCCGAAGTCAATCCGCGCAGCGTCTGCCCGCTGGGCGTGCCGGTGATCCCGACCAAGCAGGGCGGGCTCGGCGCGCTGCTCAACACTGCGCCGCGGCTGCTCGAGCGCCTCTCGACCCTCACCGAGCGGCTGACCGAGCTGCTCTCCGACCGCAACCAGGCGTCGATCGCCGGCATCCTCGAGAATACCGACCGGATGACCGAGGAACTGGCCAAGGGTGCGCCCGATCTGCGCGCCGCGATCGCCGAGCTGCGCAACACGGTCAAGCAGGCCGGGTTCGCCGCCGAGCAGATCGGCCAGCTTTCGGACACCACCGACAAGGTGCTGGCGAGCGAGGTCGGCCCGGCGATGGCCGATCTGCGCAAGGCGATCGCCTCGGCCGACGGCAGCATGAAGGCGCTCGAACGCACGCTGGGCAAGGCCGATGCCGGGATCGACCAAGTCTCGACGCAGACCCTTCCCGAGGTCAACCAGCTGATCCAGGATCTGCGCGAGATGTCGATCGCGCTGCAATCGGTGGCGGAGAAGGTCGATCGCGGCGGCGCCAGTTCGCTGATCGGATCGCCCAAGCTCCCCGACTATGACCCCAAGAAGAAGTGA
- a CDS encoding ABC transporter ATP-binding protein, whose protein sequence is MTAATFDGEAIIRVRGLKNSFGEQVVHENLDLDVKRGEILGVVGGSGTGKSVLMRSIIGLQQPDAGSVEVFGENALDIDEDEAIEIRKRWGVLFQGGALFSTLTVAENVQVPLKEFYPKLDQALLDEIAAYKVVMTGLPADAGPKYPAELSGGMKKRAGLARSLALDPELLFLDEPTAGLDPIGAAAFDELTLSLQRTLGLTVFLITHDLDTLYAICDRVAVLADKRVIAVGTIEELLALDHPWIQEYFNGPRGRAAVTSVERAAEPQGA, encoded by the coding sequence ATGACCGCGGCGACCTTCGACGGTGAGGCGATCATCCGCGTGCGCGGCCTCAAGAACAGCTTCGGCGAGCAGGTCGTGCACGAAAATCTCGACCTCGACGTCAAGCGTGGCGAGATCCTCGGCGTGGTCGGCGGATCGGGCACGGGCAAGTCGGTGCTGATGCGCTCGATCATCGGGCTGCAGCAGCCCGACGCCGGGTCGGTCGAGGTGTTCGGCGAGAATGCGCTGGACATCGACGAGGACGAGGCGATCGAGATCCGCAAGCGCTGGGGCGTGCTGTTCCAGGGCGGGGCGCTGTTCTCGACGCTGACCGTGGCCGAGAATGTCCAGGTCCCGCTCAAGGAGTTCTATCCCAAGCTCGATCAGGCGCTGCTCGACGAGATTGCGGCCTATAAGGTGGTGATGACCGGCCTGCCGGCCGACGCCGGCCCCAAATATCCCGCCGAGCTGTCGGGCGGCATGAAGAAGCGCGCCGGGCTCGCGCGCAGCCTTGCGCTCGATCCCGAACTGCTGTTCCTCGACGAGCCCACCGCCGGGCTCGATCCGATCGGCGCGGCGGCGTTCGACGAGCTGACGCTGTCGCTCCAGCGCACGCTCGGCCTCACGGTGTTCCTGATCACGCACGACCTCGATACGCTCTATGCGATCTGCGATCGTGTCGCGGTGCTCGCCGACAAGCGCGTGATCGCGGTCGGCACCATCGAGGAGCTACTCGCGTTGGATCACCCGTGGATCCAGGAATATTTCAACGGCCCGCGCGGGCGGGCGGCGGTCACCAGCGTCGAGCGCGCGGCGGAACCGCAAGGGGCATGA
- a CDS encoding ABC transporter permease produces the protein MSAPADFQHDAADGGTLRFSGDLSLRHIGDLPERLAAVSGSVAELDLSRVERIDTVGAWIVHRFARESGAKVSGLNTDSQHLFDQVTEADQPIATPPAPLGTFTRLLAEMGEAVIQAFKTLYGLLGFMGATAMAFGRVIVNPRSFRFHATVHRFEVVGVTALGIIGLMSFLIGIVIAQQGAVQLRQFGAEVFTINLVGRLTLRELGILMTAIMVAGRSGSAFAAQIGTMKLTEEIDAMRTIGVNPMEALVIPRVLAAVLMLPLLGFYASVVAMIGGGLLCWISLDIPPVTFVQRIREVVPITDLYVGLVKAPVFGAIIAIAGCFQGMQVEADAEQVGMRTTTAVVQAIFLVIVLDAFFAVFFTEVGWN, from the coding sequence ATGAGCGCGCCAGCCGACTTCCAGCATGACGCGGCCGATGGCGGCACGCTGCGGTTCAGCGGCGATCTCTCGCTTCGCCACATCGGCGACCTGCCCGAGCGGCTCGCCGCGGTGAGCGGCTCCGTGGCCGAGCTCGATCTTTCGCGGGTCGAGCGGATCGACACGGTGGGCGCGTGGATCGTCCACCGTTTCGCGCGCGAGTCCGGCGCCAAGGTGTCGGGCCTCAACACCGACTCGCAGCATCTGTTCGATCAGGTGACCGAAGCCGACCAGCCGATCGCGACGCCCCCCGCGCCGCTCGGCACCTTCACCCGCCTGCTCGCGGAGATGGGCGAGGCGGTGATCCAGGCGTTCAAGACGCTCTACGGCCTGCTCGGCTTCATGGGCGCGACCGCGATGGCGTTCGGCCGGGTGATCGTCAATCCGCGCAGCTTCCGCTTCCACGCCACCGTCCACCGCTTTGAAGTGGTCGGCGTGACCGCGCTCGGCATCATCGGGCTGATGAGCTTCCTGATCGGCATCGTCATCGCGCAGCAGGGCGCGGTGCAGCTGCGCCAGTTCGGCGCGGAGGTGTTCACGATCAACCTGGTCGGCCGCCTCACGCTGCGCGAGCTCGGCATCCTGATGACCGCGATCATGGTCGCGGGCCGTTCGGGCTCGGCCTTCGCCGCGCAGATCGGCACGATGAAGCTGACCGAGGAGATCGACGCGATGCGCACCATCGGGGTCAACCCGATGGAAGCGCTGGTGATCCCCCGCGTGCTCGCGGCGGTGCTGATGCTGCCCTTGCTCGGCTTCTATGCGTCGGTGGTCGCGATGATCGGCGGCGGGCTGCTCTGCTGGATCTCGCTCGACATTCCGCCGGTCACCTTCGTCCAACGCATCCGCGAGGTGGTGCCGATCACCGATCTCTATGTCGGCCTGGTCAAGGCGCCCGTGTTCGGCGCGATCATCGCCATCGCCGGCTGCTTCCAGGGCATGCAGGTCGAGGCGGATGCCGAGCAGGTCGGCATGCGCACCACCACGGCGGTGGTGCAGGCGATCTTCCTGGTGATCGTGCTCGACGCCTTCTTCGCGGTGTTCTTCACCGAAGTCGGGTGGAACTGA
- a CDS encoding HAD family phosphatase, producing MRSVAIYDMDKTITRKATWTPFLVHAALTRAPWRLALLPVAGIASVAYLAKVIDRAQLKQATHRLMLGRAIPPADLDAVAEAFADSVAASNMFDDARARVEADRAAGWEPVLATASHGYYARAIAARLGITQVIATEARRDADGNVLAGIEGENCYGPAKLRLIEAWLAREGLARGDVRVRFYSDHVSDAPVLEWADEAFAVNAHGPLRRLAAARGWAVLDWEG from the coding sequence ATGCGAAGTGTTGCAATTTATGACATGGACAAGACGATCACGCGAAAGGCGACCTGGACGCCGTTCCTGGTCCATGCGGCACTCACCCGCGCGCCGTGGCGGCTGGCGCTGCTGCCGGTGGCTGGAATCGCGTCGGTCGCCTATCTCGCCAAGGTGATCGACCGTGCCCAGCTCAAGCAGGCGACGCATCGGCTGATGCTCGGCCGCGCCATCCCGCCGGCCGACCTCGACGCGGTGGCGGAGGCGTTCGCCGACAGCGTGGCGGCGAGCAACATGTTCGACGACGCCCGGGCGCGGGTGGAGGCCGATCGTGCCGCCGGCTGGGAGCCGGTGCTGGCGACCGCGAGCCATGGCTATTATGCCCGCGCCATCGCCGCACGGCTGGGAATCACCCAGGTGATCGCGACCGAGGCCCGGCGCGACGCCGACGGCAATGTGCTGGCGGGGATCGAGGGCGAGAATTGCTACGGCCCCGCCAAGCTGCGGCTGATCGAGGCATGGCTGGCGCGCGAGGGGCTGGCGCGGGGCGATGTGCGCGTGCGCTTCTACAGCGACCATGTCTCGGACGCGCCGGTGCTCGAATGGGCGGACGAGGCGTTCGCGGTGAATGCGCACGGGCCGCTGCGGCGGCTGGCGGCGGCGCGCGGGTGGGCGGTGCTGGACTGGGAGGGGTGA
- a CDS encoding DUF445 domain-containing protein, protein MRFIATGLLVAMAAVYLAARHYEPVYPAAGFVRAFAEAAMVGGLADWFAVTALFRHPLGLPIPHTAIIPRNKDRIATALANFLRDNFLVPGVVARRMRRLDVAGAAGRWLAQPPESSGRLRRGASRMAASLLESLDQEQLGGMIKSAVASRLRQTDVAPLIGQALGAAIAEGRHLPLMDGMLRWLAKVIDQNEELIRKMVHERAGAIMRWTGLDETLANAIIDGLYKLVADVAEDPGHPLRAKVEEGLEKLAFDLQFDIPTRVKVEEFKAEMLDNPALARWIEGMWEQGRNALLRIARDPDAALAGKLGDALRQLGQTLQNDPRLAHMINRFVRRAAVGTAADYGDGIVRLVSDTVRGWDARTITGRLENAVGQDLQYIRINGTLVGGLVGLVIHTLHLWL, encoded by the coding sequence TGCCGAGGCGGCGATGGTCGGCGGGCTGGCCGACTGGTTCGCGGTCACCGCGCTGTTCCGCCACCCGCTCGGGCTGCCGATCCCGCACACCGCGATCATCCCGCGCAACAAGGATCGCATCGCGACCGCGCTCGCCAATTTCCTGCGCGACAATTTCCTCGTGCCCGGCGTGGTCGCACGGCGCATGCGCCGCCTCGACGTCGCGGGCGCGGCGGGGCGGTGGCTCGCCCAGCCGCCCGAGTCCTCGGGCCGCCTGCGCCGTGGCGCCTCGCGCATGGCGGCGAGCCTGCTCGAATCGCTCGACCAGGAACAGCTCGGCGGGATGATCAAGAGCGCGGTCGCCAGCCGCCTGCGCCAGACCGATGTCGCGCCGCTGATCGGTCAGGCGCTCGGCGCCGCCATCGCCGAGGGGCGCCATCTGCCGCTGATGGACGGCATGCTGCGCTGGCTCGCCAAGGTGATCGACCAGAATGAAGAGCTGATCCGCAAGATGGTGCACGAGCGCGCCGGCGCGATCATGCGCTGGACCGGGCTCGACGAGACGCTCGCCAACGCGATTATCGACGGGCTCTACAAGCTCGTCGCCGACGTCGCTGAGGATCCCGGCCACCCGCTGCGCGCCAAGGTCGAGGAGGGGCTCGAGAAGCTCGCCTTCGACCTCCAGTTCGACATCCCGACGCGGGTGAAGGTCGAGGAGTTCAAGGCGGAGATGCTCGACAATCCGGCGCTCGCCCGCTGGATCGAGGGGATGTGGGAACAGGGCCGCAACGCGCTGCTGCGCATCGCGCGCGATCCCGATGCGGCGCTGGCGGGCAAGCTCGGCGACGCGCTGCGCCAGCTTGGGCAGACGCTGCAGAACGACCCGCGGCTTGCGCACATGATCAACCGCTTCGTCCGCCGCGCCGCGGTCGGCACCGCTGCCGACTATGGCGACGGCATCGTGCGGCTGGTGTCGGACACGGTGCGCGGCTGGGACGCGCGCACGATCACCGGCCGGCTGGAGAATGCGGTGGGGCAGGACCTGCAATATATCCGCATCAACGGGACGTTGGTCGGCGGACTGGTCGGGCTCGTCATCCACACGCTGCACCTGTGGCTCTGA